The proteins below come from a single Juglans regia cultivar Chandler chromosome 12, Walnut 2.0, whole genome shotgun sequence genomic window:
- the LOC109010985 gene encoding protein HEADING DATE REPRESSOR 1-like has translation MENQNQIRERKTVDGALVGFSPVSSTRIFWKSRKRSASGRNLDEVTEDNANETPNKQGGEPMTEEKTQDPTAIADISERRKALFEPLEPITNINGRRPSAESLLPPPDFDSANYPRGWLIGKKRKLVNVDVVESMRKIAIQEMNRKDREIDGLNQQLEEDSQCLEHLQLQLVQERSKRAEVERENGMLQEQISMLMNMLQDESMGDEGAEEP, from the exons atggAAAACCAAAACCAGATTAGGGAAAGGAAGACGGTGGATGGAGCTTTGGTAGGGTTCTCTCCGGTCTCTTCCACTCGGATTTTTTGGAAATCTCGAAAGAGATCAG CTAGCGGGAGGAATTTAGACGAGGTAACAGAAGACAATGCTAATGAAACACCCAACAAGCAGGGAGGAGAGCCTATGACTGAAGAGAAGACGCAGGACCCTACTGCAATTGCTGATATCTCTGAGCGTCGAAAGGCTCTGTTTGAACCTTTAGAGCCTATAACCAATATAAATGGCCGAAGACCATCAGCTGAGTCATTACTCCCGCCACCAGATTTTGACTCTGCAAACTATCCCCGAGGTTGGCTGAttgggaagaagagaaaacttgTCAATGTGGATGTTGTCGAGAGCATGCGGAAGATTGCTATCCAGGAAATGAACAGGAAG GACCGGGAGATTGATGGCCTGAATCAGCAATTGGAAGAGGATTCTCAGTGCCTAGAGCACCTGCAGCTCCAACTTGTGCAAGAACGAAGCAAACGTGCAGAGGTCGAGAGAGAAAATGGAATGCTGCAAGAGCAGATATCCATGTTGATGAACATGTTGCAGGACGAGTCAATGGGGGATGAAGGCGCAGAGGAACCATAG
- the LOC109010983 gene encoding phosphatidylinositol-glycan biosynthesis class F protein-like isoform X1, with protein MKANATSSFVKSSAEPELEEEVSVSSTSISALEALSVHLISVLGLVLALLLAHTFFSVNLVSHPSPTLLLVSIIECPIVILLYSRYRKNRDECTYLKAVGQGLLGLPVGALVNALGAIALGAPVGTQYFLKTINWSLMMSLFTIVPAVSVFGSSWKDWQRIFANTKPIGSLGFIIYLPAHGAIIGAWLGALPMPLDWERSWQEWPICVSYGAMAGYLVAMVASSSLILARARFQHVKVNRD; from the exons ATGAAGGCGAATGCAACGTCGTCGTTTGTGAAATCATCAGCAGAACCAGAACTAGAGGAAGAAGTCAGTGTCTCCTCCACTTCCATCTCAGCCCTTGAGGCACTTTCCGTACATCTGATATCTGTGCTGGGCCTGGTTCTAGCCCTTCTGCTGGCCCACACTTTCTTCTCCGTCAACCTCGTCTCTCACCCCTCTCCCACTCTCCTTCTCGTCTCT atCATTGAGTGCCCAATTGTGATTCTTCTCTACAGTCGTTACCGGAAGAATCGTGATGAATGCACG TACTTGAAGGCCGTGGGACAGGGGCTACTAGGACTTCCTGTCG GGGCTCTGGTTAATGCTTTGGGGGCTATTGCATTGGGCGCACCTGTTGGCACTCA ATACTTTTTAAAGACCATTAACTGGTCTCTGATGATGTCATTGTTCACT ATTGTGCCTGCAGTTTCTGTATTTGGTTCATCGTGGAAGGATTGGCAACGCATATTTGCAAACACAAA GCCAATTGGATCTTTAGGTTTTATAATTTACCTACCGGCACATGGAGCCATCATTGGAGCTTGGCTTGGGGCTTTGCCAATGCCGCTTGATTGGGAAAGATCGTGGCAG GAATGGCCTATTTGTGTGAGTTATGGAGCGATGGCTGGGTACCTAGTTGCCATGGTGGCCTCATCTAGCCTTATCCTCGCACGTGCCAGATTTCAGCATGTCAAAGTCAACCGAGACTAA
- the LOC109010983 gene encoding phosphatidylinositol-glycan biosynthesis class F protein-like isoform X2, translating into MKANATSSFVKSSAEPELEEEVSVSSTSISALEALSVHLISVLGLVLALLLAHTFFSVNLVSHPSPTLLLVSIIECPIVILLYSRYRKNRDECTYLKAVGQGLLGLPVGALVNALGAIALGAPVGTQYFLKTINWSLMMSLFTIVPAVSVFGSSWKDWQRIFANTKPIGSLGFIIYLPAHGAIIGAWLGALPMPLDWERSWQRILHNGLIHESR; encoded by the exons ATGAAGGCGAATGCAACGTCGTCGTTTGTGAAATCATCAGCAGAACCAGAACTAGAGGAAGAAGTCAGTGTCTCCTCCACTTCCATCTCAGCCCTTGAGGCACTTTCCGTACATCTGATATCTGTGCTGGGCCTGGTTCTAGCCCTTCTGCTGGCCCACACTTTCTTCTCCGTCAACCTCGTCTCTCACCCCTCTCCCACTCTCCTTCTCGTCTCT atCATTGAGTGCCCAATTGTGATTCTTCTCTACAGTCGTTACCGGAAGAATCGTGATGAATGCACG TACTTGAAGGCCGTGGGACAGGGGCTACTAGGACTTCCTGTCG GGGCTCTGGTTAATGCTTTGGGGGCTATTGCATTGGGCGCACCTGTTGGCACTCA ATACTTTTTAAAGACCATTAACTGGTCTCTGATGATGTCATTGTTCACT ATTGTGCCTGCAGTTTCTGTATTTGGTTCATCGTGGAAGGATTGGCAACGCATATTTGCAAACACAAA GCCAATTGGATCTTTAGGTTTTATAATTTACCTACCGGCACATGGAGCCATCATTGGAGCTTGGCTTGGGGCTTTGCCAATGCCGCTTGATTGGGAAAGATCGTGGCAG CGAATTTTACACAATGGATTGATTCATGAGTCCAGATAA
- the LOC109010997 gene encoding aspartyl protease family protein At5g10770-like: MMVDATPLFPLMFSLILLYLSIANGVHCYGEKKAFSLQRLQWNIQPSGHSLSCLSGKSRRENGATVLEMKHRDYCSGKIVDWSKKLQKRLILDNFHVQSLQSRIGNMAFGAEDAMKARMPLTSGINLHTLNYIVTIELGGQNMTVIVDTGSDLTWVQCQPCKSCYNQKQSLFNPSASHSYQSVLCNTSACRSLQYGSWNSPLCGTKQPICNYVVNYGDGSYTRGELAREHLSLGKAPVKDFLFGCGRDNKGLFGGASGLMGLGRSTVSVISQSTALFGGVFSYCLPSTEAGASGSLVMGGDSSLFKNSTPFSYTKMVPNPQLSNFYFLNLTGISVGGVAVQAPSFAKGGVLIDSGTIITRLAPSVYKAVKAEFLKQFSGFPPAPGFSILDTCFNLSGYEEVDIPTLEFHFEGNAELNVDVTGIFYLVKTDASQVCLALASLSNEDEIGIVGNYQQKNQRIIYDTKQSKLGLAGETCSFR, from the exons ATGATGGTGGATGCGACGCCTCTTTTTCCATTGatgttttctcttattcttctttaCCTCAGCATTGCAAATGGGGTTCATTGTTATGGAGAGAAGAAGGCCTTCAGCCTGCAAAGACTTCAATGGAATATTCAGCCAAGTGGCCATTCACTAAGTTGCCTCTCCGGGAAATCAA GGAGGGAGAATGGTGCAACTGTATTGGAAATGAAACACCGAGACTACTGCTCAGGAAAGATCGTCGACTGGAGTAAGAAGCTGCAGAAACGCCTAATATTGGACAATTTTCACGTCCAGTCACTGCAGTCCCGGATAGGAAACATGGCATTCGGCGCCGAAGATGCGATGAAAGCTCGAATGCCATTAACTTCTGGTATAAACCTTCACACTTTAAACTACATCGTAACCATCGAATTGGGAGGCCAAAACATGACAGTGATTGTAGACACTGGAAGCGATTTGACGTGGGTTCAATGCCAGCCATGCAAATCATGTTATAATCAGAAACAATCTCTCTTCAACCCTTCTGCATCCCATTCATACCAATCAGTTTTGTGCAATACATCAGCTTGTCGTTCTCTTCAATATGGGTCTTGGAATTCACCCTTATGTGGGACCAAACAACCGATCTGCAACTATGTCGTTAACTATGGAGATGGGTCCTACACCAGGGGCGAGCTAGCGCGGGAGCACCTTAGCCTTGGAAAAGCTCCGGtgaaagattttttgtttggcTGTGGTAGAGATAACAAAGGTCTTTTTGGGGGAGCTTCAGGCCTCATGGGTCTGGGAAGGAGTACTGTTTCAGTGATCTCTCAAAGTACTGCCTTATTTGGGGGAGTTTTCTCTTACTGTCTCCCTTCCACTGAAGCCGGGGCTTCTGGTTCTTTGGTTATGGGTGGGGATTCTTCATTATTCAAGAATTCCACTCCCTTCTCGTACACCAAAATGGTTCCGAATCCGCAACTGtccaacttttattttctcaacctCACTGGCATAAGTGTTGGTGGGGTGGCTGTACAAGCTCCAAGTTTTGCTAAGGGTGGAGTTTTGATCGATTCTGGGACTATTATTACAAGGCTTGCTCCGTCAGTTTACAAGGCAGTGAAAGCAGAGTTTCTGAAACAATTTTCTGGGTTTCCTCCGGCACCTGGATTTTCTATTTTGGATACTTGCTTTAACCTCAGTGGATATGAGGAAGTGGATATTCCTACACTAGAATTTCACTTTGAGGGTAATGCTGAGCTGAATGTGGATGTAACTGGCATCTTTTATCTCGTAAAAACTGATGCGTCTCAGGTTTGTTTGGCTCTTGCAAGTCTCTCCAATGAAGATGAGATCGGTATTGTTGGGAATTATCAGCAGAAGAACCAAAGGATTATATACGATACTAAACAGTCTAAGCTGGGACTTGCAGGAGAAACTTGCAGTTTCAGATGA